The genomic DNA CGTGCGTAGTTCGAGTCGTAGTCGCTGATTCCGACGCTGCCGTGGACCTTGGGTGCGGTCTGGTAGAGCGCCGCGGTAGGCAGCACCCGGCCGCTCGACCAGGCGATCGTCTGCCAGGCCTTATCGGCGACGCCGGCCTTGAGGGCCTCGTTGCACACGCCGTAGCTGCCGTAGATACCGACGTTCTCGCTGCCGATCACCGACGCTGCGCCGCGCAGACACGCGTTGACCGTCGAGAAGCGGTAGGTGGGCACGTCGCACGCGAAGTAGATGAAGGGCTCGCTGGGGCCGCCACACTCTCGGACGGCTCGGCGTGCGATCTTCGCGGCCTTCACGCCGGCCTTGTACCCGCCGAGCATCCAGCCCGCACTCGTCTCGTAGACGGCGATGACGTCGATGTTGTTCGCGCGCAGGCGGTTGGCCTCGGCGCGAGTAAGCGACTTCCACTTCGACGCGCCCACGTACCGGATGACGATGCCCACGCCGGCGCGCCTGAGCTTGTAGGGCGCGGCCGAGGTGTAGCCGCCGGCGTAGTCGATGACGATTGCGCCGGGGGCGGCAGTTGCCGCAGGCATCGCGACCGGACTGGCACCGAGGACGACCGAGGGGTCGGCCGCACGCGCCGTGGCGGGCGCCAGCGCACACGCGAGCGCCACCGCGGCCGCGACCATGAGTGCGACTGGAATCCGCGTGTCGCCTAGGCTCGCTCGCCTGCTCGTATCGCGCACCGTCGCCCCGTTTCGATCGCTACCGCCCATGTCGCCATTCTCGCACGGCCGCACCAGCGATGCGCGTGTCCCGACAACGAGTGTGGGGAATTGGGAATACAAACCTCGGTGCCTCTCTCGGAATGGGAAACCGTGAGGGGCCGCAGAGTCCGTTTCGTGGGGGGAGATACCATGAAGTGCACGCGCACGTTCTCACCAACCCGTCTCGTTCCCGGTGCCTTGGGCATGCTCGTGGTCGCCGCGCTCGTGCTGCCCGCGCAGGCGCTCGCGGTCGACATCCACGTCGCGACCTCGGGTGGCGACTACACCGACGTACAGGCTGCGGTCGACGCAGCTTCGCCCGGTGACCGGGTGATGGTAGCCGCCGGCACGTTCGCGGGCCAGGTACGGATGAAGGACGGCGTCTCGCTCATCGGTGCCGGCGCGGATGTCACGACGCTGACGGCGGACGGCAGTGACGGTGCGACACCGACGGTCTATGCGTCGGCGATCAGCTCGGCGACGACGATTTCGGGCTTCACGCTCACGCACAGCGCCGGCGACGGCAGCGGCATGGTCGCCCTCAACGGCTCCGACCTGACGATCTCCGCCTGCACGATGACCGGCAACACCGCGGTCGACGGCGCAGGGCTGTTCGCCGAGAACTCCAAGCCCACCATCACCGACTGCACCTTCACGGGCAACACCAGCTACAACGACGGTGCCGGCGTCTACTTCTGGAGCGCGGACGGGGTCATGACCGACTCGGTCGTCACGAGCAACAGGGCAAACGACGACGGTGCGATCTACATCCACGACTGCAGCCCCACGATCAGCGACTCCACGATCACGACCAACACCGCGGGCTACCGTGCGGGTGGCATCTTCGCCGACAACTCAGACGCGCAGGTAAGCGAGTGTGACGTCAGCGGCAACCACTCTGACGAGTACGGCGGCGGGCTGTGCTTCGCCGAGCGGGCGCATCCCGACTTCGTTGACTGCACCATCGACGGCAACGAGTCGCTCTACGGCCGCGGTGGTGGCATGTACTGCGGCGAAAGCGTCTCGCCGACGTTTCTGCGGTGCACCATCAGCAACAGCCGCGCCGATAACGACGGTGGCGGAATCAGCGCCTATGACTGCGACGCCACGTTCACCGACTGCGTCATCAGCAACAACTCCACGACCGCCGATGGTGGCGCTGTGGGTTCGGACGAATACGCCGATCTGTTCTTCATCGGCTGCGACTTCTTCGACAACTCCGCGGGCGACGATGGCGGCGGCGCGTGGGCGGAAGATGACGGCGATGCACACGCGACCAACTGCGTATTCGTCGGCAACACGGCAGCCGGCGACGGTGGAGCCGCAGCGTTGGACTGGGACGCTTACCTGCGCCTGGTCAACTGCACCATCTACGGCAACGATGCCGGCAACTCCGGAGATGGCGTGTACTGTGACGAAGCATCTGCGTACATCTTCAACTGCATCGTCTGGGGCAACGGCGAAAACCTGCACAACTGCAGCGCCAGCTACTCGGATGTCGAGGGCGGCGGCGGCTACGATGGCAACATCGATGCCGCGCCGAGCTTCGTTGACACCGAAGCCGCGAACTTCCACCTCAACGCCGACTCGCCCTGCATCGGCGTCGGTACGCCGATCGACGCTCCCCTTACCGACAAGGACGGCTACGCTCGCGGCGATGCGGTGGACATGGGCGCGTACGAGTACCGCACACACACGCTGAGCCCGGCCGCAGGCATCGGCGGCACCATCAGCCCGTCTGAGGTCCAGACGGTGGTCGCCGGTACGAGCAAGACGTTCCAGATTGAGGCAGCCAACGGGTACCACCTCGTGGCGACCAAGATCGACGGCGAGTCGATCGGAACAAGCTACACGGTCGACTTCAGCGTGGTCACGACCGACCACGTGCTCGCTGCGATGTTCGTGCGCGACTCCTACGACACGGTGGGCAGCGTGCACTTCGCTATGAACTCGACCAAGCTTCGTCCCGGCGCGAGGCGCGCGCTGCGCGCATGGGCCCACCGAATCGCGGCGAAGGACCTACTGCACGTCCGGGTCGGCGGGTACACGTCCAACGACCCTGATGGTGGCAGCACCATCAAGTCGCGCAAGAAGCTGTCATCAGCGCGAGCCGCGGCAGTGCGCGCGTACCTGATCACGCAGCTGCGGGACCACGGCAGCAAGGCGAGCGTGACGACCTACGGCTACGGCGGAGCCAACCCTGTGGCTTCGAACCGGACGGCCAAGGGTCGCCTCAAGAACCGTCGCGCGGTGGTCTGGGCGAGATAGCGCAACGAGACTGAGCTCTCTGCAGGCCGCTCGCATATGCGCGGGCGGCCTGCGTGCGTCTCGGCAGATGCGTGTGGTGACCATCTCACCAGTAGTCGCGGATCATGATCGGGAGGATTTCGAGCGAGCCGTCCGAGACCTGTCGGATGTGGCCTCCGACCCCGATGGGGCGGGTCCAGCGCCAGTCCATCGATTGCCGGACCCAGCGCTCCAGTTCGTACGTCGCGCAGGCACGATAGACGGGCAGACGCACCGACTCCCATCGCCAGCGCGACAGCGCACGTGGAGGCTCGTCTACGCGCAGGGTTGCAACGCCGGCGCCCTGGAGCACTCCCCAGAAGCCCTGGGGGCCGAAGTCCGGGGTGAGCACAGCGTTGAAGCGGACGAACCCGAGGGCCTCGTCGGGCCACAGCCCGTATGGCGTGCCGATCTCATCGGCGTACTGCCGAATCGTGTCCGATACCCATCGAAGATGCCGAGTTGAATCGGCGACCCACTCTGGCTCGTCGTACCACGCACACATGGACTCCGCCGCCGTCGCGGGGACACGCGCGGCGTGCCACGCGTCGAACTCCTCGGGAGATGACTGCGTCCACATCTGGAACGCCTCGCGATCCACGTAGAGCCACATCGTCTCATCGCCTCCGATCCGTCGGGTTCGTCCTGAGGCTCCATTATTCGTACGCGCGGGCGCGAAACGCGCGCACGCGAGGCGCAACGAACTCGCAGGTCAGATGGGGTTGACAGGGGAACTGGGGCGACGCCGCCGCGGAGGCGACTTGGACGGCTACAGTCCCGGATAGTCGTCGTAGCTGTCGAAGTGTCGCTCGTCCATATCGATGCCGAGCCGCGCGCTCAGATTGCGGAGCTCACGCTCCGCGTAGCCGGAGTGCTCGAAGCTTGCGATGAACGCGCGCAGGCGCTCGACGAGCGTCGCGCCCGGGTGATGCTCGACGAGGTAGGAGTCGAGGGCGCTCATCTGGGTGGCCGAGAAGCTGTAGTGACTGTCCTCGGCCTTCTCGACGTCGATGGAAAAGGAGGGCGCCGAGCCGTCCTCGCCAAGATGAGTCGTGAGGAAGGAGAGCCGATTGTCGTCGAGCGGGACAGTGTTGTTGTTGAGCATCAGAAGCTTTCCTATCTCGATTACCGGCCGAGCTGTTCCCAACCCGGGGAGTCGATCAGCACGTACGTGGGCGCGCCACCTGTTCGCTTCGCAAAGAGGTCCCACGCGATTCCTAACGTGATGATCGCGGGCCCTTGTGCAGGCGCGGAGTCACCGTCAGGTGCCCGATCGGACGCGCGTC from Coriobacteriia bacterium includes the following:
- a CDS encoding DUF1906 domain-containing protein, with protein sequence MGGSDRNGATVRDTSRRASLGDTRIPVALMVAAAVALACALAPATARAADPSVVLGASPVAMPAATAAPGAIVIDYAGGYTSAAPYKLRRAGVGIVIRYVGASKWKSLTRAEANRLRANNIDVIAVYETSAGWMLGGYKAGVKAAKIARRAVRECGGPSEPFIYFACDVPTYRFSTVNACLRGAASVIGSENVGIYGSYGVCNEALKAGVADKAWQTIAWSSGRVLPTAALYQTAPKVHGSVGISDYDSNYARTDDLGQWAFARGSLTWQQAAPAVAETLTAIDFAPSASTATTAFAVGDGGAAIATTDGGATWSARTLPTTVALSAIDFADTQTAWVAGASGTMLRTTDGGATWVPQSSGTDRFLYGVSFADASTGTVVGAYGTLLCTADGGATWTPRPSGTADHLFGVSRQGTGSGTVVGNHGTVLRTT
- a CDS encoding OmpA family protein; this encodes MKCTRTFSPTRLVPGALGMLVVAALVLPAQALAVDIHVATSGGDYTDVQAAVDAASPGDRVMVAAGTFAGQVRMKDGVSLIGAGADVTTLTADGSDGATPTVYASAISSATTISGFTLTHSAGDGSGMVALNGSDLTISACTMTGNTAVDGAGLFAENSKPTITDCTFTGNTSYNDGAGVYFWSADGVMTDSVVTSNRANDDGAIYIHDCSPTISDSTITTNTAGYRAGGIFADNSDAQVSECDVSGNHSDEYGGGLCFAERAHPDFVDCTIDGNESLYGRGGGMYCGESVSPTFLRCTISNSRADNDGGGISAYDCDATFTDCVISNNSTTADGGAVGSDEYADLFFIGCDFFDNSAGDDGGGAWAEDDGDAHATNCVFVGNTAAGDGGAAALDWDAYLRLVNCTIYGNDAGNSGDGVYCDEASAYIFNCIVWGNGENLHNCSASYSDVEGGGGYDGNIDAAPSFVDTEAANFHLNADSPCIGVGTPIDAPLTDKDGYARGDAVDMGAYEYRTHTLSPAAGIGGTISPSEVQTVVAGTSKTFQIEAANGYHLVATKIDGESIGTSYTVDFSVVTTDHVLAAMFVRDSYDTVGSVHFAMNSTKLRPGARRALRAWAHRIAAKDLLHVRVGGYTSNDPDGGSTIKSRKKLSSARAAAVRAYLITQLRDHGSKASVTTYGYGGANPVASNRTAKGRLKNRRAVVWAR